ATCAGAAAATGTgctttatgtttgaaaaataaatttcacaAATCCATTGAAGTCTTggttgtaaaattaaaaaaaaaaacgtttttaataaaataattaaccaaataaaaatgtGTACTTTTTCACATTTGACTTGCCTCTATTTATAGGCTAAAAATATCACACTCTAGTGCCTAAATGTTGTTCAAAATTGAGAACCACAAACCAAAACTGGGTAACATCGAAGCCaattgttgcgaattcgatgaaaaatacACACcgataacaaacttgatgtgtgaaGTAAGAGATACTCAAGCAACCAATACAAGTGGGTAACAGTTATAATTACAAACCAAAATTAGAAAACaatgagagaaaagaagaagagagaacacaaaagaatttgttgacctagttcggtccaaattgacctagtatgggggagagagcaaccctccgtttcactataatgatgagtaactttacaaaagagatatcaatgggttagAAGAAGATGcatcccgcctaattctaccaaaagtcccaatctcttcccgtgaccaagagactcaatcctaatagtgtttcccaaggtgaatcaaccctcaaaccttAGTGTTTGTTcccaagagacaaactctatacaaaccctagttttgttgttgcctttctaaacccttgttttagccccctctatctcaaggtttacactAATACAATGTccatatttatagtaaaagcatCCCTCATAAATTGGAACCAAATCAGGCCCAtaaaaatactttatttttattcttctgcGCGAAATCGTGCTCCGACTTTGCCagatcgtgctccgattttttAAGAATGAATGTGCCAATTCTGCTCCAtaaatcgtgctccgattttgacagcttcagcaaacttcaatttctccaATTTTAAATCACTTTCACAACAATAGATAACAACACATTACATTGATATTATTTCATACTTCCTAACCAAACCAGACTGAAATTCAACATAAACAAGGCAACAAGAACTTAATCACTATCAAAGTCAATCTCCTCATCGTCAATGAACtgaacaaaaatattattcGGAACATTTTCAATTGTGAACAACAACCTGTCACCAATGGCAATCTTTCTCTCCCCGACAAACTTATCCCAACCACCAACTATGTATCTTTTGTGAGGATCTTCAGAATCACCTTCAACATCGCAGTATATGGAATCAACTCCATCCAGATCATGATCAAGTTCTGTCAGTGTGATGTTCTTTTTCCGGAGTCAAAACAGTAACTAAAGAAGGATTGTTCAGAGAACCTAAGTGATTTTTGgatggaaattttttattccTTGAGTTTTTATCATCATGCATAATCTCACTATTGAATTTTCTGTGTGTATTGATTCTGTTGAAATCAAATTGCTAAAGATACAAGGTTCCTATCTTAGGACCAACAAATTACAAATATATGGAGCTTTATCTCAAGCCTATACCTTTAGCCTAAATTTTAGAAGGTTTTAACAGCATTTGTCTCTGTTAGTTACTATGTACTCTGTTACTCTCCCTCAAGTTGGAGTGTGGACATTATGAAAACCTGACTTGGATACtagttcaaaaaatatatttttgcctAAAGATTTGAATACAAATCAATTCATAACTTTAAATTAAACTTGAAATCAATTCCTGGTCCTAATTGAACTCAATTTGAATTGAAACTGTAAATTGAAAATTCGCTTTCAAACAGATATTCCAGAGAAATCCTAGAATTATTTTGGGTCCAAACATAACTTTTACAACAACATAAATGCATATGCAAtttaaaaacacaaacacaccAAATGGTTCCATGTACTGATTATTCTACTAACTGTTTTTCATCAGAAACAAATTGTTAAGGCGATCTTGAATCTCAAACATTCCATATCTAATATACTGATTTGCATGAATACCAAGACAATCACGGAACCTCCCAATAAAGATTCCATATACTGGCAGCAAGGTATTTCCCActgatattattatttcttcCTTAAGCTTCTTATCATATACAAACCAATTGGACTGAACTCTGTACATCTCTTCAAATTGCTTGTTGAACAATTTTAGcttttctttcaatatatcTTCTGCAACATCGTCATTGAGTGCCGCATAGTCATTGTTGTCCAACTTCAAAAACTCAGACACCATGATCCaggatttttttatataaagatcAAGGTCTTGTTGGAATTTTGCTTGATTTTTCTGGAACCAATCGTTGCCAAATACGGTTTCCAAATCCCACCTTTTAAGTAAATCTTCTATGTGCCTCCTATTATTCATCATGAAAAGATTGCGCAAAGCAAGGTCTCTGTACTCTTTGGATTTaccattcaattttttctctaacaTATCCATTATCCATTCCATCTGTTCTATAAAAGAATCTTTCAGCACTACTCCATTATTCACCTTGGGATATTCCTGCAAAACTTGTTCTAGCGTGTGGCGTGACCTACAAGCAGAAGCGACGTAGCTAATGATCTGGACTGCCATTGGATGATGTCGTCCATCAGACCGAGCAACTTTCTTTGCTGCTGGGACACGGAAAGTCAGATAATTTAGTTTCAAGAAAAGGTCCCTGATTGCTTCTCCTAATCTGTTTTGGACTCTAACTGCAGCTTCCTTCACCGAAGAATCAGGACCCAAGTTGAATTTCGATATCAAATGATGcaatgtctcaaagattgcgaGCATTTTGAATAAACACCAAATGGAAGGGCTTCCATCAGCAACTGCATCAGCGAAATTCAGAAGCTGAAACGTTGCTCCGTGGAAAACCTCTGTGAAACAACGAGTAGCAGAGGAAGCGAAACCTGAAAAGACATGATCACAGAGTCGTTGTTCAAATGGAAATAGAATCTTCAGAGAGATTTCTGATGCTGTGATCCACTTTTTAATCACATTATCTACATATTTCACCCTTTGATTTTCATTCATGATGTTAATCTGCTGCAAGCCGAATAATCTATTTATTAGACACTCCTCCAAACATTTCCTTCTACAATTGATGTATACATTAGAAAACTCTTCCTCAAACCCAGCACTTACCATGAACTTCGCGGTTTCATGAAGGTAGTTGATTAAATCTGAAGGCAACTCATCGATCATGAAATTAAGGCTGGGCAACATAATTTCAGAGTCATCATATTCATTCACATGCTTCAAAAGCATGTCAACGAGGTTCAGATTTTTCTGCTGTAGCAAGTtaagataattttttagttGTTCAATCGTACTAGCAATATCAGCGTTAGCTAGATGTGGCGAATCTACATCAATAATTACTGAATTTTCATCTTGGAATTCAGATAATCCAATTTCTTCTACAGATGAAAAGGA
Above is a genomic segment from Medicago truncatula cultivar Jemalong A17 chromosome 5, MtrunA17r5.0-ANR, whole genome shotgun sequence containing:
- the LOC11412866 gene encoding exocyst complex component EXO70B1, encoding MKVHMVIKIQRWLMQTKVWRFVGFASAAVGLLCYALSSSFNYLFGNWNLLKIILYTVFSFIICIMILYENIWKQSRSLRFKAHTAFLVLTITSVYSFYFDKVVNGKPDAYSLISCAAFAIMSLSFSRQSQCGFEVDLLYFFLGCLTVLLMKIKLELFIIGAGLSYSLLIFRSSFSSVEEIGLSEFQDENSVIIDVDSPHLANADIASTIEQLKNYLNLLQQKNLNLVDMLLKHVNEYDDSEIMLPSLNFMIDELPSDLINYLHETAKFMVSAGFEEEFSNVYINCRRKCLEECLINRLFGLQQINIMNENQRVKYVDNVIKKWITASEISLKILFPFEQRLCDHVFSGFASSATRCFTEVFHGATFQLLNFADAVADGSPSIWCLFKMLAIFETLHHLISKFNLGPDSSVKEAAVRVQNRLGEAIRDLFLKLNYLTFRVPAAKKVARSDGRHHPMAVQIISYVASACRSRHTLEQVLQEYPKVNNGVVLKDSFIEQMEWIMDMLEKKLNGKSKEYRDLALRNLFMMNNRRHIEDLLKRWDLETVFGNDWFQKNQAKFQQDLDLYIKKSWIMVSEFLKLDNNDYAALNDDVAEDILKEKLKLFNKQFEEMYRVQSNWFVYDKKLKEEIIISVGNTLLPVYGIFIGRFRDCLGIHANQYIRYGMFEIQDRLNNLFLMKNS